A single genomic interval of Pangasianodon hypophthalmus isolate fPanHyp1 chromosome 8, fPanHyp1.pri, whole genome shotgun sequence harbors:
- the LOC128318699 gene encoding LOW QUALITY PROTEIN: uncharacterized protein LOC128318699 (The sequence of the model RefSeq protein was modified relative to this genomic sequence to represent the inferred CDS: inserted 1 base in 1 codon) — translation MFENKGITLAANKQENHTGFFNRATKTQKNSARGSTTEDTTGFFFFFFFFFSVVSRRLTEFLLRNNYINPSVQKGGMPGAPGCLEHTGVVTQLIREAHESRGDLVVLWLDLTNAYGSIPHKLVELVLHRHHVPGKIKDLILDYYNNFRLRVTSGSVTSDWHHLGKGIITGCTISVILFALAMNMVVKAAEVECRGPLSKSGVQQPLIRAFMDDLTITTTSVPGCRWILHGLESLITWARMSFKASKSRSMVLKRGKVIDKFRFSILGIAIPSITEQPVKSLGKXFDSTLKDTTAIQKFSEELGAWLTKVDKSGLPGRFKDWIYQHSILPRVLWPLLVYAVPLTTVESLERKISGFLRKWLGLPRSLTSAALYGTSNILQLPFSGLTEEFKVARTREALQYRDSRDHKVSSAGIEVRTGRKWKAEKAVEVAESRLRQKALVGTLATGRAGLAYVPKIQVSKARGKERHQLLQEEVRAGLEEERVGRAVGLQQQGAWTRWESALQRKVTWSNIMQADFHRVRFLVQAVYDALPSPANLHIWGKSETPSCPLCSGRGSLEQLLSSCPKALADGRYRWHHDQVLKAIAESIASAINISRHHRTPRTIPFVKAGERPMARPQAITGLLHTAPDWQLQVDLGKQLRFPQHIAPTSLRPDMIITSEATKHLIMMELTVPWEERIEEANEWKHEKYQELVEECRGRGWRTVYEPIEVGCRGFAGRSLCKALGRLGVTGTAKRSAIQSASEAAEKATRWLWIKRADPWAATGTQAGA, via the exons TTTCAACCGAGCaactaaaacacaaaagaaCTCCGCTCGTGGATCAACTACTGAAGACACAACTG gttttttttttttttttttttttttttttagcgttGTCTCCCGAAGGCTGACCGAGTTCCTCCTCAGGAACAACTACATCAACCCTTCAGTGCAGAAGGGTGGAATGCCTGGAGCCCCCGGCTGCCTAGAGCATACAGGAGTAGTTACGCAGCTCATCAGAGAGGCACACGAGAGCAGAGGTGACCTTGTAGTGTTGTGGCTGGACTTGACCAACGCCTATGGGTCGATCCCTCACAAACTGGTTGAGCTTGTGTTACATCGCCACCATGTTCCCGGTAAGATCAAGGACCTGATCCTGGATTATTACAACAATTTCAGACTCAGGGTCACTTCCGGCTCAGTAACATCAGACTGGCATCACCTGGGGAAAGGCATAATAACAGGCTGTACCATCTCTGTGATCCTTTTCGCCCTCGCAATGAACATGGTGGTCAAGGCTGCCGAGGTGGAATGCAGAGGGCCCCTGTCGAAGTCTGGCGTCCAACAGCCCCTGATAAGAGCGTTTATGGATGACCTCACCATTACAACAACATCAGTCCCAGGGTGCAGGTGGATCTTGCATGGTCTGGAGAGTCTCATCACATGGGCAAGGATGAGTTTCAAGGCCTCTAAGTCGAGATCCATGGTGTTGAAGAGGGGGAAGGTGATTGACAAATTCCGTTTTTCCATCTTAGGAATAGCAATCCCATCCATCACCGAACAACCTGTCAAGAGCCTGGGAA TCTTCGATTCCACCCTGAAAGACACCACTGCCATCCAGAAGTTCAGTGAAGAGCTTGGAGCTTGGCTGACCAAGGTGGACAAGTCAGGCTTGCCTGGTAGATTTAAAGACTGGATCTACCAGCACTCCATCCTGCCCCGAGTTCTTTGGCCCCTCCTCGTCTATGCAGTCCCATTGACAACAGTGGAATCCCTCGAAAGGAAGATCAGTGGCTTTCTTCGGAAGTGGCTGGGCCTTCCCCGCAGCCTCACCAGCGCTGCTCTGTATGGGACGAGTAATATCCTGCAGCTGCCCTTCAGCGGGCTCACTGAAGAGTTCAAGGTGGCACGCACAAGAGAAGCCCTACAGTACAGGGATTCCAGGGACCACAAGGTGTCATCAGCCGGGATTGAAGTGAGGACAGGAAGGAAGTGGAAGGCAGAGAAGGCAGTGGAGGTGGCAGAGTCACGCCTAAGGCAGAAGGCCCTGGTGGGGACCCTGGCAACAGGAAGAGCAGGCTTGGCCTACGTCCCAAAGATCCAGGTCAGCAAGGCCCGGGGCAAGGAGAGACACCAGCTACTCCAAGAAGAGGTCCGAGCAGGcctggaggaagagagagtggGCAGGGCAGTTGGACTCCAGCAGCAGGGAGCGTGGACAAGGTGGGAGAGCGCATTGCAGCGCAAAGTTACCTGGTCAAACATCATGCAGGCAGACTTCCATCGTGTCCGGTTCCTGGTGCAGGCAGTCTATGACGCCCTCCCAAGCCCAGCAAACCTTCACATCTGGGGGAAGAGCGAGACACCCTCCTGCCCCCTCTGCTCCGGAAGAGGCTCGTTAGAACAACTCCTCAGCAGCTGCCCAAAAGCCCTGGCTGATGGTCGCTATCGGTGGCACCATGACCAGGTGCTTAAAGCAATTGCGGAGAGTATAGCCTCAGCCATTAACATCAGCAGACACCATCGCACTCCGAGGACAATCCCCTTTGTTAAGGCCGGAGAGAGACCTATGGCAAGGCCACAGGCAATAACAGGCCTCCTTCACACAGCCCCCGATTGGCAGCTGCAAGTGGACCTGGGAAAACAGCTGAGGTTCCCACAGCATATTGCTCCAACATCCCTCCGACCAGACATGATCATAACATCTGAGGCCACAAAGCACCTGATCATGATGGAGTTAACTGTGCCATGGGAGGAGAGGATCGAGGAAGCCAATGAGTGGAAGCATGAAAAGTACCAGGAACTGGTGGAGGAGTGCAGAGGTAGGGGCTGGAGAACAGTCTACGAGCCCATAGAGGTCGGCTGCAGGGGCTTTGCAGGACGTTCACTCTGCAAAGCCCTCGGACGGCTGGGTGTCACAGGGACGGCCAAGAGGAGCGCCATTCAATCGGCTAGTGAAGCCGCAGAGAAAGCCACAAGGTGGCTATGGATTAAGAGGGCTGATCCGTGGGCTGCTACTGGGACGCAAGCCGGGGCTTGA